From one Culex quinquefasciatus strain JHB chromosome 3, VPISU_Cqui_1.0_pri_paternal, whole genome shotgun sequence genomic stretch:
- the LOC6038698 gene encoding serpin B5, with product MLRWLLLLVVFYTPGIVSNSPKQLPKDYQAEFAWKFYKQISQSFETNIISSPYHIREAFACLSNVSLPSNTLSKEFQKAILLPRTNLIHTRYDLQRERFQCRDELRVATLAAGLGTKHVLDGMFRSTMDHCRMFQTRVATDHAIKMTQKLNGVFWNASNNEMRKFLSPNDIDVDWDFLIMNSVVLSAQWKYQFKPSDTTVCPFYASKSKQIYTEFMQVEGYFRYGYFSQWNLAAVEVPFKDGSPYSCLLMHSIDGSLSNMMKNYDHNRFREIYQKLNEGKTTIIMPKSIIRVSLKSSNILKSLGLKTPFTEKIWKVFNSPNGVSLGEFMQKVTIQFESGVGQIVKNIPGRDLGNQFIAHEPFVFTVFDRQELTPIIVGHLIEPTKTEKPKSNHLMCQNPPSWTFKG from the exons ATGCTTCGTTGGTTGTTACTTCTAGTTGTTTTCTACACTCCAGGAATAGTTTCGAACTCTCCAAAGCAACTACCTAAGGATTACCAAGCGGAGTTTGCTTGGAAGTTTTACAAGCAG ATTAGTCAATCGTTCGAAACCAATATCATTAGCTCACCATACCACATCAGGGAAGCATTCGCGTGTCTTTCAAACGTCTCGTTGCCTTCAAATACATTGAGCAAAGAGTTCCAGAAGGCAATTCTGCTCCCCAGGACTAACCTAATTCACACCAGATACGACCTGCAACGGGAGCGCTTTCAGTGTCGTGATGAGCTGAGAGTTGCCACGTTGGCCGCTGGATTGGGCACAAAGCACGTGCTAGACGGCATGTTCAGATCAACGATGGACCATTGCAGGATGTTTCAAACGAGGGTTGCAACTGATCATGCGATAAAGATGACGCAAAAGTTGAACGGAGTGTTTTGGAATGCGTCTAATAATGAGATGAGAAAGTTTTTGAGCCCCAATGATATCGACGTTGATTGGGATTTTCTCATTATGAACTCTGTTGTATTGAGTGCTCAGTGGAAGTACCAGTTTAAGCCAAGTGATACAACAGTGTGCCCTTTTTACGCTAGCAAATCCAAGCAAATTTACACAGAGTTTATGCAAGTTGAAGGATACTTCCGGTACGGATATTTTTCGCAAtggaatttggcagctgttgaAGTTCCTTTCAAGGACGGTAGTCCCTATTCATGTCTGCTGATGCATTCTATCGACGGATCACTCTCTAATATGATGAAGAATTACGATCATAATAGGTTTCGAGAGATTTATCAAAAGTTGAACGAAGGTAAAACGACCATTATTATGCCGAAAAGTATTATAAGAGTGTCACTTAAGAGTAGCAACATACTCAAAAGCTTGGGATTGAAGACTCCTTTTACGGAGAAAATTTGGAAGGTATTCAATTCACCAAACGGGGTTTCTCTTGGAGAATTTATGCAAAAAGTGACGATTCAGTTTGAAAGTGGAGTTGGACAAATAG TGAAAAACATTCCTGGTCGAGATCTTGGAAATCAGTTTATCGCCCACGAACCTTTTGTCTTCACCGTTTTTGATCGGCAGGAGCTCACGCCGATCATCGTGGGACATTTGATTGAgccaacaaaaacagaaaagccCAAATCGAATCATTTGATGTGCCAAAATCCACCAAGTTGGACGTTTAAGGGATAA